Within the Pseudomonas putida genome, the region CGCTCACCCATTCATACCAGCCGTCGGCCATGACCAGTGCCCGCCCTTGAGGCCAGAACGCCTTGAGAAACGTGCCGGTGGTCACGGCTTCTACCGGTGCGGTAGTCGGCGCAGGTTGCGGGCCCTTGGCCCAGAACGGTGCCCAACCCCAATGGCAGGGGTCGATGCGCAGGCCATTGCCCGGGTTGTGCATAACCAGTACGCAGCTGCCAGGGGCCACGTTGTAACGGCCAATGGGCACGTTGTCGTAACCGCTTATCACCTCCTGCCCGGCCGCCAGTTCACGCAGGTAATCGGCCTGGCCCTGATACTGGGCGAAGCGTCCGCACATGGCATGTCCCCCCATTGGTCGAAATGGCGTGCACGCGACCGACGCAATCGGGGTCCCAACATCCCATCTCGCGGGGGGCGTTGTTCAACCTGCGTGCGCCGCACAGTCACCTGGTCAGGATAGACGGCGACAGCGTTTTCACAGGCTCAGGCGCAACGCCAACGCTGCCAAGGTCACCAGTAGCACCGGCACCGTCAACAGCACCCCTACCTTGAAGTAATACCCCCAGCCGATGCTCACGCCCTTGCGCGCCAGCACATGCAGCCACAACAGCGTAGCCAGGCTGCCGATCGGGGTGATCTTCGGCCCCAGGTCGCAGCCGATCACGTTGGCATAGATCATCGCCTCGCGCACCACACCCTGCGCCTCGCTGGCCTCGATCGACAGCGCGCCGATCAACACGCTGGGCAGGTTGTTCATGACCGACGACAGCAGCGCCGCAACCAGGCCGGTCCCCAGCGAGGCTGCCCACAGCCCTTGCCCCGCCAGCCAGCTCAACACGTCGCCGAGCGAGTCGGTGAGGCCTGCATTGCGCAAGCCGTAGACCACCAGGTACATCCCCAATGAAAACACCACGATCTGCCACGGGGCCTCGCGCAGCACGCGGCGGGTGGAGATCACATGGCCGCGGGCGGCGACGGCGAACAGTACCGCTGCGCAGGCTGCGGCCACGGCACTGACCGGGATCCCCATGGGCTCGAGCACGAACAGGCTGGCCAGCAATGCCAGCAGCACCGCCCAGCCGACACGGAACGTTGCCCGGTCGCGCACGGCCATGGCCGGCACCTTGAGGTCTTCGGTGGCGTAGCGCAGCGGAATGTCGCGGCGAAAATACAGCCACAGCACCAGCAGCGTGGCTGCCACGGCCACCAGGTTCACCGGCACCATCACCGAGGCATAGGCGTTGAACCCCAGGTCGAAGTAGTCCGCCGAGACGATGTTCACCAGGTTGGACACCACCAGCGGCAGGCTGGCGGTGTCGGCGATGAAGCCTGCACCCATGACGAAGGCCAGGGTCGCCGCTGGGGAGAAGCGCAGCGCCAGCAACATCGACATGACGATCGGGGTAAGGATCAGCGCCGCGCCGTCGTTGGCGAACAGCGCCGATACCGCCGCGCCCAGCAGCACCATGAAGGCAAACAGCCGGCGCCCGTCCCCGCGGGCCCAGCGCGCCACATGCAACGCCGCCCATTCGAAAAAGCCCGCTTCGTCCAGCAGCAGGCTGATGACGATGAGGGCGATGAAGGTGGCGGTGGCGTTCCAGATGATGGCCCAGACCGTGGGGATGTCATGCAGCGATACCACGCCGAACACCAGGGCCAGCACGGCGCCGAGCGTGGCGCTCCAGCCAACCCCCAGGCCTTTGGGCTGCCAGATGACCAGGGTGAGGGTGAGCAGGAAGATCAAAGCGGCTGGGAGCATGGAAACGCTGTCTCGTCTCATGGCGGGGCAGAAGTGACTGTACACGGGCTGATGACGCGTAGGAAAAGTTCCGGTGCAAACATGTAAGTTTCGTAAATAAGATTTAAACCCATTTGAGAATCACTATATTTACCAACCCTGTTGGCCCCCGAACAGTGTTTGCGAGGCCGGTGGGCGTGGGCCCTCCGGCTTCCTGGCAGGGATGTGCCCTTCGCTTACCCATCGCAGGAGATGTGTCAATGCAGTGCAGAACTTCACCCAACAGCCTGGCCCTGGCGTTCGTCGCGTTGGCGTCACCGGCCATGATGGCGAGCGCCGCCGAGACAGTGGAGCGCAGACCTGGTGAGGTAGTGGAGATGCCGGTGGCGGACGACGCATTGGTGATCCAGGACACCCTGGTCACTGCAGAACGCGAAGCGCGTCAGGCGCTGGGTTCGTCGATCATCACTGAAGAAGACATCAAGCGTCGCCCGCCGGCCAATGACTTGTCCGACATCATCCGTCGTGAGCCGGGGGTCAACTTGACTGGCAACAGCGCCAGTGGTGCGCGTGGCAACAACAGGCAGATCGACCTGCGCGGCATGGGCCCGGAAAACACCCTGATCCTCATCGATGGCAAGCCATCCAGCGCACGCAACGCGGTGCGCTACGGCTGGAACGGCGACCGCGACACCCGCGGCGAAACCAACTGGGTGCCGGCCGAGGCGGTCGAGCGCATCGAAATCCTGCGCGGCCCGGCGGCGGCGCGCTACGGCTCGGGTGCGATGGGCGGGGTGGTCAACATCATCACCAAGCGGCCCACCGAGGCGTTCAAGGGCAGCCTCAACCTGTTCACGCAAATGCCCGAGGACAGCGCCGAGGGTGCCAGCCGTCGTGCCAACTTCAACCTCAGCGGCGGGCTCACCGACAACCTCGGTTTCCGTTTGTACGGTGGCCTGGCCAAGACCGACGCCGATGACCTGGACATCAACGCCGACCACGCCAACAGCGCGTTGGTCGCCGGCCGTGAGGGCGTGCGCAACAAGGACATCAACGGCCTGCTGAGCTGGAGGCTCAACGACGAGCACCGTCTGGAAGCCAGCGCCGGTTACAGCCGCCAGGGCAACCTCTATGCCGGCGACACCATGAACAGCAACGGCGGCAGCAATGTCGACCTGATCTCCAGCCTGTATGGCCACGAGACCAACGTCATGCAGCGCAACACCTATGACTTGACCCACCTGGGCGATTTCAGCTGGGGCACCAGCAAGACCAGCCTGGCTTACGAGTACGTGCGCAACTGGCGCCTGAACGAAGGGCTGGCCGGTGGCCCTGAAGGTGCGATCAACGACAGCGGTGCAGCCATGTCGCGGCTGCGCAACACTCGCCTGAGCAGCGAGGTGAACCTGCCGTTGGCCTTGGGCAATACCGAACATGTGCTGACCCTGGGCGGCGAATACCTTTATGAATCGCTCAACGACCAGGGCTCGTTCCGCCCGCAGAGCTTCGACCCCAGCGGCGGTGGCAGCGACGTCATCAGTGGCTTCGACCGCAGCGACTCGAAGATGACCGCCAAGAGCTACGCGCTGTTCGTCGAGGACAACATCGTGCTGGGCGACACCACCGTCACCCCGGGCCTGCGCTTCGACCACCACGAAACCTTTGGCGACAACTTCAGCCCCAGCCTCAACCTGTCGCACAAGCTGACCGATGCGCTGTCGGTCAAGGGCGGTATCGCACGGGCCTACAAGGTGCCGAACCTGTATCAGTCCAACCCCAATTACCTGCTCTACAGCCGCGGCAACGGCTGCAGCATTCAGCAGAGCAACTCCGGGGGCTGCTACCTGCAGGGCAATGCCGACCTCAAGCCGGAAATCAGCGTCAACAAGGAAATCGGCCTGTTGTATGACCGCGGCACCTGGCGTACCAGCGCGACGTATTTCCGCAACGATTACAAGAACAAGATCATCGGTGATACCGATGTGCTCTACACCATCAACAGCGGCCGCCGTGTGACTCAGTGGGAGAATGCTGGCGAGGCGCGGGTGGAAGGCATCGAGGGCAACCTGTTCGTCGAACTGACGCCGGTGCTCGACTGGAACACCAACCTGACCTGGATGCTCGACAACGACAACCGTGAGACGGGCGAGCCGCTGTCGGTGATCCCCGAGTACACGCTCAACAGCACCCTGGACTGGCGCGCCACCGACAAGCTTTCGTTCCAGCTGGCCGGCACCTACTACGGCAAGCAGAAGTCGCCGACCTACAACTACCGCACCGAGGAAGACTACGACGCCGAGGCGCAGCAGGATGTCGAGGCCTACGGGCTGGTGGATGTCAGCGCCGGGTACAAGTTCAACGCCAACTATGACGTGCGGGTGGGCGTGAACAACGTGTTCGACAAGCAGATCTATCGCGGTGGCAATGCCAGCAGCTCGGGCGCCAACACCTATAACCAGCCGGGGCGTGCGCTGTTCGCTTCCCTGAATATCTCGTTCTGATGCTGAGGCCGCACTGCGGCCCATTCTCGGCGCAAGCCCGCTTCTCCAGATACCCCACTGGCACAACGCAAGTGGATTGAATGGGGGGGCGGGCTTGCCTCGATGCGACTACCAGGAAATGTGCCAATGAACAATAAACCCGCCTGGCTGCTGATCCTCTCGCGCAGCAGCGCCGCGCTGGTCGGCGGCTACGCACTCACCTATGCCGCCAGCGCCTGCCTGGCCCGGCTGTTGCCCCTGTCCCCCGCCGATGCGGTCATCGTCGCGACCCTGCCGGCCTTCGTCTTCTACACCGCAGTCATCCTTTGGGCCTTCGCCAGCCGTGACGCGGTGCGTGCCTGGCTACCGCTGGCCTTGGCTGCACCCTTGGCGTTGATCGGCTTCTGGCCCCAGGTACTGGAGTGGCTGGCATGAAGAACACGTTCACCCAATCGATGGCCTGGCTGCACACCTGGGGTGGGCTGGTTGTCGGCTGGCTATTGTTCGCCATCTTCGTCACCGGCACCCTGGCGGTGTTCGACAAAGAGCTCAACCACTGGATGCAGCCGGAAATCCCGGCCAATGCAGTGACCCAGGCCGATGCCGCGCAGCGCGCCATTGCCTACCTGCAGGCCCATGAACCGCAGGCCGGCAACTGGGGCATCAGCCTGCCCACCGATCGCTCGCCCGGGCTGCGTGTGTCTACCGGGGAGCGGCGCCATGGCGGTGGCGTACAGCTCGACCCGCAGACCGGCGAGGCCATCGCGGTACGCGACAGCGTTGGCGGCAACTTCTTTTTCCGCTTCCACTTCACCCTCGACCTGCCGCGCAACTGGGGCATTTTCGTGGTCGGTGCATTGGCGCTGGTGATGTTGGCGGCGCTGGTCACCGGCATTGTCATCCACAAGAAGATCTTCAAGGAGTTCTTCACGTTCCGGCCGAACAAGGGCCAGCGCTCCTGGCTGGACTTTCACAACGCCAGTGCCGTGCTGTTGCTGCCATTCCACCTGATGATCACCTACACCGGGCTGGTGATCTTCATGCTCATCTACATTCCTGCAGGTGTCGATGCGCTGTTCGCCGGGGACAACCGGGCCTACTTCAAGGCCCAGGGCAACGCCCGCCTGGAGCAGCCGAGGGCCTTGGCCAGGCAGCCCGCGGCGCTGGTCGATGTGGTGCCGCTGCTGGCCCAGGCGCAGGCACGGTTGGGGCCCATAGCCGGTTTCAATATCCGCAACCCCAATACCGCTGGGGCGCGTATCGAGATTCGCCCTGAGCTGGGTAATCGCATCGCGCTGTCGAAGGGGCAGGCCATGGTATTCGATGGTGTCAGCGGTCAGCTGCTCAGCGATGTGACTGAGTGGCGCGCGGCTCCCCTGACCCAGCGGGTCATGGTCGGCCTGCATTTTGCCCAGTTTGGCGGATACCCGATGCGTTGGTTGTACT harbors:
- a CDS encoding PepSY-associated TM helix domain-containing protein; the encoded protein is MKNTFTQSMAWLHTWGGLVVGWLLFAIFVTGTLAVFDKELNHWMQPEIPANAVTQADAAQRAIAYLQAHEPQAGNWGISLPTDRSPGLRVSTGERRHGGGVQLDPQTGEAIAVRDSVGGNFFFRFHFTLDLPRNWGIFVVGALALVMLAALVTGIVIHKKIFKEFFTFRPNKGQRSWLDFHNASAVLLLPFHLMITYTGLVIFMLIYIPAGVDALFAGDNRAYFKAQGNARLEQPRALARQPAALVDVVPLLAQAQARLGPIAGFNIRNPNTAGARIEIRPELGNRIALSKGQAMVFDGVSGQLLSDVTEWRAAPLTQRVMVGLHFAQFGGYPMRWLYFVCGVISCVMIASGLVLFCVKRGRKYASTSAQLSARRWYRVAEVCNVGFVTGLLLACVGLLWASRLLPVELVQREAWEVRAFFGTWLLALLHAGIRPARRAWVEQLGLTALLCMGLGLFGGLGDALRLGVVACAMVLGVLLGVVAWRVHQGGRMLHAPRARAGRSVEAGA
- a CDS encoding arsenic transporter — its product is MLPAALIFLLTLTLVIWQPKGLGVGWSATLGAVLALVFGVVSLHDIPTVWAIIWNATATFIALIVISLLLDEAGFFEWAALHVARWARGDGRRLFAFMVLLGAAVSALFANDGAALILTPIVMSMLLALRFSPAATLAFVMGAGFIADTASLPLVVSNLVNIVSADYFDLGFNAYASVMVPVNLVAVAATLLVLWLYFRRDIPLRYATEDLKVPAMAVRDRATFRVGWAVLLALLASLFVLEPMGIPVSAVAAACAAVLFAVAARGHVISTRRVLREAPWQIVVFSLGMYLVVYGLRNAGLTDSLGDVLSWLAGQGLWAASLGTGLVAALLSSVMNNLPSVLIGALSIEASEAQGVVREAMIYANVIGCDLGPKITPIGSLATLLWLHVLARKGVSIGWGYYFKVGVLLTVPVLLVTLAALALRLSL
- a CDS encoding TonB-dependent siderophore receptor encodes the protein MQCRTSPNSLALAFVALASPAMMASAAETVERRPGEVVEMPVADDALVIQDTLVTAEREARQALGSSIITEEDIKRRPPANDLSDIIRREPGVNLTGNSASGARGNNRQIDLRGMGPENTLILIDGKPSSARNAVRYGWNGDRDTRGETNWVPAEAVERIEILRGPAAARYGSGAMGGVVNIITKRPTEAFKGSLNLFTQMPEDSAEGASRRANFNLSGGLTDNLGFRLYGGLAKTDADDLDINADHANSALVAGREGVRNKDINGLLSWRLNDEHRLEASAGYSRQGNLYAGDTMNSNGGSNVDLISSLYGHETNVMQRNTYDLTHLGDFSWGTSKTSLAYEYVRNWRLNEGLAGGPEGAINDSGAAMSRLRNTRLSSEVNLPLALGNTEHVLTLGGEYLYESLNDQGSFRPQSFDPSGGGSDVISGFDRSDSKMTAKSYALFVEDNIVLGDTTVTPGLRFDHHETFGDNFSPSLNLSHKLTDALSVKGGIARAYKVPNLYQSNPNYLLYSRGNGCSIQQSNSGGCYLQGNADLKPEISVNKEIGLLYDRGTWRTSATYFRNDYKNKIIGDTDVLYTINSGRRVTQWENAGEARVEGIEGNLFVELTPVLDWNTNLTWMLDNDNRETGEPLSVIPEYTLNSTLDWRATDKLSFQLAGTYYGKQKSPTYNYRTEEDYDAEAQQDVEAYGLVDVSAGYKFNANYDVRVGVNNVFDKQIYRGGNASSSGANTYNQPGRALFASLNISF
- a CDS encoding iron transporter, encoding MNNKPAWLLILSRSSAALVGGYALTYAASACLARLLPLSPADAVIVATLPAFVFYTAVILWAFASRDAVRAWLPLALAAPLALIGFWPQVLEWLA